From the genome of Solanum lycopersicum chromosome 12, SLM_r2.1:
ATTCTCATCATTGTTCTTGCTGTTTTACTTTCTGGTGTATTCTCTGCCTGGTTCGAACAATCAGTTCTTTTTGGCCCGTTAATCTTTGGCTTGGCCGTCCCTGAGGGACCGCCTTTGGGATCTACTCTAGTAGATAAACTTGATCCATTTACATCAGGATTTCTGTTACCTATTTTTGTAACTTTAATGTCCTTGAGAACAAATCTCTCTGCCATAAATCCCTCTTCTTCTTATACATTTGCAAATATTATCCTGTTGTGTGTCGGCAGTTTAACAAAAATACTAGCATGTTTACTTCCCATGCTATATTGCAAAATGCCCTTGAATGATGCTGCAGCTATCAGCCTCATCATGTCCACAAGAGGTGTCGTCGACTTGGCTTCCTACAGCTTTCTAAGAGATGATAAAGTAAGTAATTAAATGGTACATATAATGGATGGATTCAAATATTTCAACATTACTATCTTTTTTTGCAGATCATCAATCAGGCTAGTTTTGCTTTTATGGTAATAGCAACAGCCGTTACGGCAATATTTGTGCAAATCATGGTGAAATGGCTTTATGATCCATCTAGGAAATATGCTGGATATCAAAGAAGAAACTTAATGAATTCCAACAACAAATTACCCATACTAGTTTGCATCCACAGCCTTGATAACACTGCTGCTATACTTAGACTGCTGGAGAAATCTAATCCCACTAGGGATTTCCCAATAGTGTCCAATGTTCTCCACCTTATAGAGCTACGCGGTCGAGCATCTTCTGTTTTCATCTCTCACCAAGTTCAGACAAAGGCTATTACTGATGTAGCTTATTCAGAAAATGTCATTCTTGCTTTCCAGGGGTTTGAACGCAACAACTATGGTGCGGTGACCATTCAAGCTTTCACAGCTATCTCCCCACGAAATTTAATGCATGAGGATATATGTACTCTTGCCCTTGATGTCCTTGCATCCATCATTATACTGCCCTTTCATCGAAAATGGGCCGTGGATGGATCGGTAGAAGTTGAAGATCATGGTTTGAGAACTTTGAACTCTAGTGTTCTTGAAAGGGCTCCTTGTTCTGTTGCAATCCTAGTTGATCGAGGCCAGTTGAAACGTTCTGCCTCTGTCCGTGCATCAGAGAATGTATATTGTATTGCTATTTTGTTTTTGGGAGGAAATGACGATCAAGAAGCATTAGCATTTGCTAAACGAATGGCCATTAGTGGGACCATTAGCCTCACGGTCATACGTTTGATATCCAAGCAAGATGTGAGTTGTGATGTGGATGAAGTAATTGATTTGGATATTATTGGTGATTGGAAACATAGC
Proteins encoded in this window:
- the LOC101253165 gene encoding cation/H(+) antiporter 11-like, with product MSNSTEMISTQKVLQCVTFPPRGFSLGFFKKGSTPWIYSVPTIESQIIVIYLLTQLFHFPLKRIGFPKIASEIFAGLILGSTFLGRYKSYQEKMFPLPSQSILGALTTFGFLLFLFLSGVKMDTSMTRKIGKRALVIGFLNHLAPLITGMITVFALSSDFYQEGVTSLSVPVEVISIARTSFPVISYLLKDLGLLNSELGRLALSSALISDLVGLAIHAFIFIIVIGAKNTVERAITDAILLISFVIVVIFIFRPLMIWIVKRTPEGRPVKDLYILIIVLAVLLSGVFSAWFEQSVLFGPLIFGLAVPEGPPLGSTLVDKLDPFTSGFLLPIFVTLMSLRTNLSAINPSSSYTFANIILLCVGSLTKILACLLPMLYCKMPLNDAAAISLIMSTRGVVDLASYSFLRDDKIINQASFAFMVIATAVTAIFVQIMVKWLYDPSRKYAGYQRRNLMNSNNKLPILVCIHSLDNTAAILRLLEKSNPTRDFPIVSNVLHLIELRGRASSVFISHQVQTKAITDVAYSENVILAFQGFERNNYGAVTIQAFTAISPRNLMHEDICTLALDVLASIIILPFHRKWAVDGSVEVEDHGLRTLNSSVLERAPCSVAILVDRGQLKRSASVRASENVYCIAILFLGGNDDQEALAFAKRMAISGTISLTVIRLISKQDVSCDVDEVIDLDIIGDWKHSRSTWENVKYIEHYVHETTETVLFVRSLVDDYDLIITGRRNNTHSPLTAGLEEWSELPELGVIGDMLASKDLKTRASVLVIQQQQTTL